In Stenotrophomonas sp. 610A2, one DNA window encodes the following:
- a CDS encoding CehA/McbA family metallohydrolase domain-containing protein, with amino-acid sequence MQTGNCPHAALTLFRGNAMKNFLMLMLVLLTAPVPALCAPASVPSDTDRQWLAGDHHVHSEWSVDWDHSTTPPTPVRGGDSPYSRSHNALQAKAFGLRWMVHTDHGGPGHSAVTRDHAYPALLRARAEVPEVIQFNGMEFDVPAGEHASLIIAPGPQEMDQLVTAERDFSRSEPLQGSRDTEAQMQAALAYLRDLSPAPLMFINLPSRTATGLGEWGEVTPDELRGWHAAAPKVLVGMEGAPGHQAIRSERGLYRNADAPTMGGHDQMTAQVGGGWDQMLADGTRFWITANSDSHVNLRDGGRDYDPGEYSKTYVLARPDAEDILDGLRHGRMFTVTGDLIDALEFKVTDGNVTGSMGDTVTLAASQPMQVEARMRQPASANANGQHPVLKRIELIVGEKGEDGTLKMQRRGFDMTTWVVEGEWIVARWTLPVPSQGGFVRVRGNNTGAVEALVDEPGEDPWEDLWFYSNPIFVGVARDERT; translated from the coding sequence ATGCAGACTGGCAACTGTCCGCATGCCGCCCTCACGCTTTTCAGAGGCAATGCAATGAAGAACTTCCTGATGCTGATGCTGGTGCTGCTTACAGCGCCGGTCCCCGCGCTGTGTGCTCCCGCGTCGGTGCCAAGCGATACGGATCGCCAATGGCTGGCCGGCGACCACCATGTGCACAGCGAATGGAGCGTGGATTGGGATCACAGCACGACCCCGCCGACGCCTGTGCGTGGTGGTGACTCACCCTACAGTCGCAGCCACAACGCCTTGCAGGCCAAAGCCTTCGGTCTGCGCTGGATGGTCCATACCGATCACGGTGGCCCGGGCCACTCCGCGGTCACCCGCGACCATGCGTATCCTGCCTTGCTTCGCGCACGTGCCGAAGTGCCGGAGGTGATCCAGTTCAATGGCATGGAATTCGATGTGCCGGCAGGCGAGCACGCCTCGCTGATCATTGCGCCCGGTCCGCAGGAAATGGACCAGCTGGTCACCGCTGAGCGGGACTTCAGCCGCAGCGAGCCGCTGCAGGGCAGCCGCGACACCGAAGCGCAGATGCAAGCGGCACTTGCCTACCTGCGTGACCTGAGCCCAGCACCGCTGATGTTCATTAACCTCCCGTCGCGTACCGCAACCGGCCTGGGCGAGTGGGGGGAGGTAACCCCAGACGAGCTGCGCGGCTGGCATGCCGCCGCGCCGAAAGTGCTGGTCGGCATGGAAGGCGCACCGGGGCATCAGGCCATCCGCTCCGAGCGCGGCCTGTATCGAAACGCCGATGCCCCAACGATGGGTGGCCACGATCAGATGACCGCGCAGGTGGGTGGGGGCTGGGACCAGATGCTGGCGGATGGCACTCGATTCTGGATAACGGCCAACTCCGATTCGCACGTGAATCTGCGCGACGGCGGACGCGACTACGACCCCGGGGAGTACAGCAAGACCTATGTGCTGGCGCGTCCCGACGCCGAGGATATCCTCGATGGGTTGCGCCACGGCCGGATGTTCACGGTCACGGGAGACCTGATCGACGCACTTGAGTTCAAGGTGACGGATGGAAACGTCACTGGATCCATGGGCGATACGGTGACGCTGGCCGCCTCACAACCGATGCAGGTGGAAGCGCGGATGCGTCAGCCAGCAAGCGCCAACGCGAACGGACAGCACCCGGTGCTGAAGCGCATCGAGCTGATCGTTGGCGAAAAGGGCGAAGACGGAACCCTGAAGATGCAACGGCGTGGCTTCGACATGACAACATGGGTGGTTGAAGGTGAGTGGATCGTTGCGCGCTGGACTCTGCCTGTACCTTCGCAAGGTGGGTTCGTGCGGGTGCGAGGCAACAACACCGGGGCCGTCGAAGCGCTGGTGGACGAGCCTGGAGAGGATCCGTGGGAGGATCTGTGGTTCTATTCGAACCCAATCTTCGTTGGCGTTGCGAGGGACGAGCGAACTTAG